One part of the Microbacterium aurugineum genome encodes these proteins:
- a CDS encoding LysE family translocator codes for MIAPDTLLALIAAAFVMVVIPGPTVLFTIGRAMSLGRMGGFLSILGTAAGSIVLFVGVALGVGTVIAQSVLLFTIIKVLGAGYLVYLGVQAIRHRKDAARALVAEQARRSGWRLLLEGFVVGVTNPKSIAFFLAILPQFVDLQAGSVPAQLFVLGVIVVAIGVTCDAVWVLLASAARGWFGRSPRRIEAMGATGGGLMIALGAFLLVWSEKPATA; via the coding sequence ATGATCGCCCCCGACACACTGCTCGCCCTCATCGCGGCGGCGTTCGTGATGGTGGTGATCCCGGGCCCCACCGTGCTGTTCACGATCGGACGGGCGATGTCGCTCGGGCGGATGGGCGGGTTCCTCAGCATCCTCGGGACAGCCGCCGGCTCGATCGTGCTCTTCGTCGGCGTCGCACTCGGTGTCGGCACCGTCATCGCGCAATCGGTCCTGCTGTTCACGATCATCAAGGTGCTCGGCGCCGGGTACCTCGTCTACCTCGGCGTCCAGGCGATCCGCCACCGGAAGGACGCGGCGCGAGCTCTCGTCGCGGAGCAGGCGAGACGCTCCGGATGGCGTCTGCTCCTCGAAGGATTCGTGGTCGGCGTCACCAACCCGAAATCGATCGCGTTCTTCCTCGCGATCCTGCCGCAGTTCGTCGACCTGCAAGCCGGGTCGGTGCCCGCCCAGCTCTTCGTGCTCGGTGTGATCGTCGTGGCGATCGGTGTGACCTGCGACGCGGTGTGGGTGCTTCTCGCCAGTGCGGCGCGCGGGTGGTTCGGCCGCTCTCCGCGGCGAATCGAAGCGATGGGCGCGACCGGAGGCGGGCTCATGATCGCTCTCGGCGCGTTCCTGCTCGTGTGGAGCGAGAAACCTGCGACCGCCTGA
- a CDS encoding SufS family cysteine desulfurase: protein MSVSSGVDVIAPLSEDEVRRIREDFPILHTQVQGHPLVYLDSGATAQRPFAVLDAEREFSTTLNSAVHRGAHTLAAEATELFEEARGTIARFVGADEDEIVWTSNATEAINLIAYSLSNASLGRGGAAAERFRLREGDEIVTTEMEHHANLIPWQELAARTGATLKVIPLDDDGALRLDVAADLITARTKLVAFTHVSNVLGVINPVETLVTAARQVGALTVLDACQSAPHLTLDVRALDVDFAVLSGHKMLGPTGIGALYGRREVLAAMPPFLTGGSMITTVTTTEAEYLPPPQRFEAGTQRVSQAIALAAAVDYLTEVGMSRIAAHEAAFGRRLVDGLGAINGVRVLGADIDLPRVGLASFDVAGIHSHDVGQFLDDRGIAVRVGHHCAQPLHRRLGVTSSTRASTYLYTTDAEVDAVIEGVAGAIDFFRRGV from the coding sequence ATGAGCGTTTCTTCCGGCGTCGACGTGATCGCCCCCCTGAGTGAGGACGAGGTGCGGCGAATCCGTGAGGACTTCCCGATCCTGCACACACAGGTGCAGGGGCATCCCCTGGTGTACCTCGATTCCGGGGCGACCGCGCAGCGCCCGTTCGCGGTGCTCGACGCCGAGCGCGAGTTCTCGACCACTCTGAACTCCGCCGTGCACCGCGGCGCTCACACCCTGGCAGCAGAGGCGACGGAGCTGTTCGAAGAGGCCCGCGGCACGATCGCACGGTTCGTGGGGGCGGACGAGGACGAGATCGTCTGGACGTCGAATGCGACGGAGGCGATCAACCTCATCGCGTACTCACTCTCGAACGCGTCACTCGGGCGTGGGGGAGCGGCGGCCGAACGATTCCGCCTCCGCGAGGGAGACGAGATCGTCACCACCGAGATGGAGCACCACGCGAACCTCATCCCGTGGCAGGAACTCGCCGCGCGGACCGGGGCGACGCTGAAGGTCATCCCGCTCGACGACGATGGCGCGCTGCGGCTCGACGTCGCCGCCGACCTGATCACCGCACGCACGAAGCTCGTGGCGTTCACGCACGTCTCGAACGTGCTCGGCGTGATCAATCCGGTCGAGACCCTCGTCACCGCGGCCCGCCAGGTCGGCGCGCTGACCGTGCTCGATGCGTGCCAGTCGGCGCCGCATCTCACGCTCGACGTGCGGGCGCTCGACGTCGACTTCGCCGTGCTGTCCGGGCACAAGATGCTCGGCCCCACCGGGATCGGCGCGCTCTACGGTCGGCGCGAGGTGCTGGCCGCGATGCCGCCATTCCTCACCGGCGGGTCCATGATCACCACGGTGACGACGACGGAGGCCGAATACCTTCCGCCGCCGCAGCGGTTCGAGGCGGGCACGCAACGGGTGTCGCAGGCCATCGCGCTCGCCGCGGCCGTGGACTATCTGACCGAGGTGGGGATGTCGCGCATCGCCGCGCACGAGGCCGCGTTCGGTCGGCGCCTCGTCGACGGTCTGGGGGCGATCAACGGGGTCCGCGTGCTCGGCGCCGACATCGATCTCCCGCGCGTGGGCCTGGCGAGCTTCGACGTCGCCGGCATCCACTCCCACGATGTGGGGCAGTTCCTCGACGACCGCGGGATCGCCGTGCGGGTCGGGCACCACTGTGCGCAGCCGCTGCATCGGCGCCTCGGAGTGACCTCGTCCACGAGGGCGAGTACCTACCTGTACACGACCGATGCCGAGGTGGACGCCGTGATCGAGGGCGTCGCCGGAGCGATCGACTTCTTCCGGAGGGGCGTATGA
- the sufU gene encoding Fe-S cluster assembly sulfur transfer protein SufU, which translates to MSDLQNLYQELILDHSRTPHGYGLRGEIAAQSHQLNPTCGDEITLQVHRGPDGGVEAIAWEGHGCAISQASASLLAELAEGLTVAELEVRITAFREAMRSRGKIEPDEELLGDAAALGGVSKYVARVKCAMLAWVAAEDALTRG; encoded by the coding sequence ATGAGCGACCTGCAGAACCTGTACCAGGAGCTGATCCTGGACCACTCACGCACTCCGCACGGATACGGTCTGCGTGGCGAGATCGCGGCGCAGTCGCACCAGCTGAACCCGACGTGCGGTGACGAGATCACGCTGCAAGTGCATCGTGGTCCCGACGGCGGCGTCGAGGCGATCGCGTGGGAAGGACACGGATGCGCCATCTCCCAGGCGTCGGCGTCCCTGCTCGCCGAACTCGCCGAAGGGCTGACCGTCGCGGAGCTCGAAGTGCGGATCACCGCGTTCCGCGAGGCGATGAGGTCGCGGGGGAAGATCGAACCGGACGAGGAGCTGCTCGGAGATGCGGCCGCTCTCGGAGGGGTGTCGAAGTACGTGGCCCGCGTGAAGTGCGCCATGCTCGCCTGGGTCGCCGCGGAGGACGCGCTCACACGCGGGTGA
- a CDS encoding DUF1206 domain-containing protein, protein MSTVKHAARVAKDSSAFRRIARAGFVVLGLIHVVLGSIAISIAAGASGDADQDGAMEQIRQNPVGGLLLVLIAVGLFALAAWQVASAFLASDPAETKKWGQRIKLVGISLAYLVVGGMAFIYAVGGHADSEKASKTLSAVVLAAPGGVALLVVIGLSVAGVGVGFIVGGFTRGFEKLLDLPSGVARGGIVTLGVIGYFGKGIAVGVTGVLFVVAAVTQDPEKGAGLDAALHSLLVLPFGPVLLGAVGVGLAVYGVFCIARARFARM, encoded by the coding sequence ATGAGCACGGTCAAGCACGCCGCACGGGTCGCCAAGGATTCCTCCGCCTTCCGAAGGATCGCGCGCGCAGGCTTCGTGGTGCTCGGGCTGATCCACGTCGTCCTCGGCTCCATCGCCATCTCCATCGCCGCGGGCGCATCCGGTGACGCGGATCAGGACGGAGCGATGGAGCAGATCCGTCAGAATCCCGTGGGAGGGTTGCTGCTGGTGCTCATCGCCGTGGGGCTGTTCGCCCTGGCGGCCTGGCAGGTCGCGAGTGCCTTCCTCGCGAGCGATCCCGCCGAGACGAAGAAGTGGGGTCAGCGGATCAAGCTCGTCGGCATCTCCCTCGCCTACCTCGTCGTCGGAGGCATGGCGTTCATCTACGCGGTGGGTGGCCACGCCGACTCGGAGAAGGCGTCGAAGACCCTCAGCGCGGTCGTGCTGGCGGCCCCCGGGGGAGTGGCACTGCTCGTCGTCATCGGCCTGTCCGTCGCGGGAGTCGGGGTCGGCTTCATCGTCGGCGGGTTCACCCGCGGGTTCGAGAAGCTGCTCGACCTCCCCTCCGGAGTCGCCCGCGGCGGCATCGTCACGCTCGGCGTCATCGGGTACTTCGGCAAGGGCATCGCCGTCGGGGTGACCGGGGTGCTCTTCGTGGTGGCGGCCGTGACGCAGGATCCGGAGAAGGGAGCGGGGTTGGACGCTGCTCTGCACAGCCTGCTGGTGCTGCCGTTCGGGCCCGTCCTCCTCGGTGCCGTCGGGGTGGGACTGGCGGTCTACGGCGTGTTCTGCATCGCCCGCGCGCGGTTCGCCCGCATGTGA